The following proteins are co-located in the Gordonia polyisoprenivorans genome:
- a CDS encoding TetR/AcrR family transcriptional regulator, whose protein sequence is MPPAPSLQLDDIVDAAIRLIERDGVEGLSMRRLASELGSKPMTLYNYVDNKSELLQLVLTEVAARIPWSRPEGPPRERMIAVAVDMYNELAAISWIVPILREGTTVGAPALVLADTFVSAAIELGVDEVTAMSTWRSVWYIVASELQWQDTLARRRPGEKSWHQTIDPDLLTDVPTIARLLPHLIEYSREFRVRDAVAAQIDGVLSHLND, encoded by the coding sequence ATGCCGCCCGCACCATCCCTGCAGCTCGACGACATCGTCGACGCCGCGATCCGACTCATCGAACGTGATGGAGTCGAGGGCCTGAGCATGCGGCGGCTCGCGAGTGAACTCGGGTCCAAACCGATGACGCTCTACAACTACGTCGACAACAAGTCCGAACTGCTGCAGCTCGTTCTCACCGAGGTCGCCGCGCGCATCCCGTGGTCCCGTCCCGAGGGGCCACCACGCGAGCGGATGATCGCCGTCGCCGTCGACATGTACAACGAGCTCGCCGCGATTTCCTGGATCGTCCCCATCCTGCGTGAGGGCACCACAGTCGGTGCGCCTGCACTCGTCCTTGCCGACACCTTCGTCTCTGCCGCAATCGAACTCGGCGTCGACGAGGTGACCGCGATGTCGACGTGGCGCTCGGTCTGGTACATCGTCGCCTCCGAGTTGCAGTGGCAGGACACTCTGGCCCGACGCCGGCCGGGTGAGAAGTCGTGGCATCAAACGATCGACCCCGACCTCCTCACCGACGTGCCCACCATCGCGCGGCTGCTGCCGCATCTGATCGAGTACTCGCGCGAGTTCCGGGTTCGCGACGCGGTGGCGGCGCAGATCGACGGCGTGCTGTCCCATCTGAACGACTGA